The following proteins are encoded in a genomic region of Streptomyces sp. NBC_01723:
- a CDS encoding toxin Doc → MSPVLHIDVPWLLQRHEEVLPEQPTVNDFSALVAAVARHRVDPPRLGVDSDPAWRAAALLHTLAVLKPLPSANARFACATAVAYMFAAGTGIDPPYGALVDLARDLMSGKADVYAAADRLRSWQI, encoded by the coding sequence ATGTCCCCGGTCCTGCACATCGACGTGCCGTGGCTGCTTCAGCGCCACGAGGAAGTGCTGCCGGAGCAGCCCACGGTCAACGACTTCTCCGCACTGGTGGCCGCCGTCGCCCGGCACCGCGTGGACCCGCCCCGCCTCGGGGTGGACTCCGACCCGGCCTGGCGGGCCGCCGCGCTGCTGCACACCCTCGCCGTCCTCAAGCCGCTGCCCTCGGCCAACGCGCGCTTCGCCTGTGCGACGGCCGTGGCCTACATGTTCGCCGCCGGCACCGGCATCGACCCGCCCTACGGCGCCCTGGTCGACCTCGCGCGCGACCTGATGTCCGGCAAGGCCGACGTCTACGCCGCGGCGGACCGGCTGCGCTCCTGGCAGATCTGA